In Capsicum annuum cultivar UCD-10X-F1 chromosome 11, UCD10Xv1.1, whole genome shotgun sequence, one genomic interval encodes:
- the LOC107848277 gene encoding transcription factor bHLH128 has protein sequence MKKKIKMDHSRLQQQPITSGLTRYRSAPSSYVSSLLSSTPVTGGGCGYARDDFSHLQNARASNTDIEQVFARFVASIGNQNSNSNSDHFCANQQIQENLTSNMNVRSDFIVPKQEVIQQHQHKRLARHRDSDYSLVSQMNYQNQAQQQIQQFISPVKKEPETLQQSTDCVSASRMNYQTQVQQIDKSRVATSSAMDNSFVFMTSVNSASLTSGGGGGSGGGNSNLTRYNSSPAGFFDQINNDNEYGAMRGIGSYGTGASAATETSLSTPRSFNTQVGFSSGKLPASPRLMAPISEFGDKVLEENSTDNEHKNAESCITDFPMPSWEDSHILSDDFLKAEDNEIEPFSNEDASHNQNNECLARPPLPLSHHLSLPTSTMEKLLQDSVHLNVRAKRGCATHPRSIAERVRRTRISERMRRLQELVPNMDKQTNTADMLDFAVDYIKELEKQVKILAERRAKCTCINK, from the exons atgaaaaaaaagattaaaatggaTCATAGTCGTCTTCAGCAGCAACCAATTACTTCTGGCTTAACTAGGTATCGATCTGCGCCAAGTTCTTATGTCTCTAGCCTATTAAGTAGTACACCTGTTACTGGTGGGGGCTGTGGTTATGCAAGAGATGATTTTTCTCACTTGCAAAATGCTCGTGCTTCAAATACTGATATAGAGCAAGTTTTCGCTAGATTTGTGGCTAGTATTGGTAACCAGAACTCAAACTCGAATTCTGATCATTTCTGTGCGAATCAACAAATTCAGGAAAATCTCACGAGTAATATGAACGTGAGATCGGACTTTATTGTTCCAAAACAAGAGGTTATACAGCAGCACCAGCACAAGCGCTTAGCGCGACATAGGGATAGTGATTACTCTCTGGTTTCACAGATGAATTATCAAAACCAAGCTCAGCAACAGATCCAACAGTTTATTTCACCAGTGAAAAAGGAACCAGAGACTCTGCAACAGAGTACTGATTGTGTTTCAGCTTCACGGATGAATTACCAGACCCAAGTTCAACAAATTGACAAGTCAAGGGTGGCGACTTCATCGGCCATGGATAATTCATTTGTATTCATGACTTCTGTGAATTCAGCTAGTTTGACATCTGGTGGTGGCGGTGGCAGTGGTGGTGGTAATTCAAATCTTACCCGTTATAATAGTTCGCCTGCTGGATTCTTTGACCAAATCAATAACGACAACG AATATGGTGCTATGCGAGGCATTGGGAGTTATGGAACTGGTGCTAGTGCTGCTACAGAAACTTCATTGTCGACTCCGAGAAGTTTCAATACTCAAGTGGGATTCTCATCCGGGAAACTCCCTGCTTCTCCCAGGCTAATGGCTCCAATCTCTGAATTTGGAGATAAAGTCTTGGAAGAAAACAGTACGGACAATGAACATAAAAACGCTGAGAGTTGCATTACAGATTTCCCAATGCCTTCTTGGGAAGATTCACACATTTTGTCTGATGATTTCCTCAAAGCTGAAGACAATGAGATTGAGCCATTCTCTAATGAGGATGCATCCCATAATCAG AATAATGAATGTCTGGCTCGCCCGCCGCTTCCTTTATCTCATCATTTGAGTTTGCCCACAAGTACCATGGAGAAGCTCTTGCAAGATTCAGTACACTTGAATGTCAGAGCGAAGAGGGGTTGTGCCACTCATCCTCGTAGCATTGCTGAAAGG GTAAGAAGAACACGAATTAGCGAAAGAATGAGGAGGCTGCAAGAGCTTGTTCCCAACATGGACAAG CAAACAAACACAGCAGACATGTTGGATTTTGCAGTAGATTACATCAAAGAGTTGGAGAAACAAGTCAAG ATACTAGCAGAAAGGCGTGCCAAATGTACgtgcataaataagtaa